The genomic segment AGGTGGCGATCCTAGTGATATTTTTCTTGATGGCGCTGGCATGATCAAAGGTGCCGCCACCAGTGAAATGATAATGAACACCAATCTTGACTCCAACGCCAAGATATTTCCCATCGACTTCGATGCCAGCAATACCAACTCCTATAATTTTTCCGAGGAGCTCACCCTCACGGGACCCGCGACCGTTCCTGCGACTGTTCCTCCGAGCAACAGCACCATCACAGCCCAAACATATTACCGAAAAACCGCAGAGAACAGCTGGGAGTGCTACTACACGGCAAAAGAAACCATGGCAGACGGTACAGCTGGCAGTTCAACGGCTGCTTCCATCAAGGCGGGAGAGGTAGAGATAGATGCCGCAGGAAACCTCGTTGACACAAGCTCAGCCACGACCCCGAAAGCAAATTTTGATCCCTTTGCCACCAGTATAGCCTGGGACGACACCGGAGCCACCACAACGGCTGTCACGGCGAGTACAGCGGGAAGCCCGTCGTCGTCAATAGACAAGAGCCTGCGGGAAAACAAAAGCATCTGCACCTTTGACTACAAGGATCCCAAGACCTTCACCTATTCCGCCTCGGTACAAATTTTTGACAGTCTTGGTAACCCGCATCTAATCAGCACATATTTCCGCAAAACAGACGACAACACCTGGGACACCTACTATTCACTGGAAAAGGAGGATGGCTCCGTCATTCCTGCAGACCCCAACGCCATTTCCCTTACCCAGTTACGCTTTGGCTCTGAAGGCCAACCCGTTGACTCAGCGGGTCTCCCCCTTGACGGCCCCCCAACAGCAACCACCGAGGAGCCCATCGATTGGGGCAACGGCTCTGAGCCAACGCCTATCACCGTTACCTTTGATACCACCCAGTTTAACAGTAGCTCCAAGGTTATCTCTCAAGAGCAGAACGGCTATGGGGCAGGAAACCTGAGCGGAGTAAATATCGATGAAGGTGGCAATGTTATTGCCGCATACTCCAACGGTAAAAACCGTAACATTGCGGCAATCTCTCTGGCTAAATTCCAAAATCCTGCGGGACTGACCATGGAGGGTAATAATCTTTTTGCTGCCACGGGCACCTCAGGAGCACCACGAGTTGGTCTACCCGGACCTGAGCTTGGTAAGGTTTTCACAAACTCGCTGGAACAATCCAATGTCGATATGAGTGTCGAGTTTGTCCGGATGATCACCATTCAACGTGGCTACCAGGCAAACTCTAAAATCATCACCACCGTTGACGAACTACTTGGCGAATTAATTAACCTTAAACGCTAAGGTTAATATATTAAAAAACCATATCCTCTCTTTACGGGAGAATATGGTCTATGCAGCAAAATATTACTGTAATATCTTTATCCTGCCCCCCGGGATGGAACAAAAATTGCATTTTATATTTCAGGACTGCCCCGTTGGCATTTGACTTTTCGGTGATATTAATTGTAGGAGGTTTTTTTGGATCTTTCAACGATACTTGGTATATGTGCTGCCTTTGGCCTGATGCTTATGGCTATTCTTCAAGGCGGGCCATTATCTATTTTCATAAACATTCCCTCCATCATGATTGTTTTTGGTGGAACTGCGGGCAATATTCTTGTCCATTACCCCTTTGCCGATGTTTTTGATGCCATAAACGTGGCAAAAAAAACGTTCCTATACAAGGAAACCTCGGCCAGTGCCCTGATTGACCAGCTCATGGATTTTGCCAATAAGGCCAGAAAGGAAGGGATTCTTGCCCTGCAGGCTTCTATAAACACCATAGAGGACCCATTTTTACTCAAGGCAGTACAGATGGCAGTAGATGGCCAGGAGCCCGAGACCCTACGCCGAATGCTGATGACTGAAATTGACTACATCCAGGTCAGACATGAAAAGGGTGGCGACATCTTTAACGCCCTGGCACTCTATGCCCCGGCCATGGGCATGGTTGGAACCCTGATTGGTCTGGTGCAAATGCTCCAGACAATGGATGATCCGTCAACCATTGGCCCAGCCATGGCCGTTGCCCTTTTAACAACATTCTACGGCGCAGTCATAGCAAACGTTGTTTGTACCCCCATGGCAGGCAAGCTACGTAATCGATCAGACTCGGAAATCTTGACAAAGACTCTCATTGCCGAGGGAATGCAATCCATTTTATCTGGAGAAAACCCCAGAATTATGGAACAAAAACTACATGCATTCATTGCGCCTAAGCTACGTGACTCTACCTTTAACAAATAAGTCAAAATTATGTCAGCTGAAGAACTCCCGCAAAAAAAGGAAAAAAAATGCGCAGCAGGCGCCCCTGCCTGGATGGTGACCTACTCTGACCTGGTAACCCTGCTACTGACATTTTTTGTCCTCCTCCTCTCCATGTCAAACGTTGACCCTGTTCGCATGAGCCAGGCATCCAGCTCTATCAAGGATGCCTTTGGCATCCCTATCAAGTCGGTGCCCACGGAGTATAGAGTACCTATCTTTCCCGCAATGCTCATAGCCAAATTTTCACCTGTCTCAATAGATAACACAAAGAAAATCCATGAAAAAATCAAAAACAAACTCAAAGCCCTGCGGATTAATTCTGAGGTAGAACTGATTAACAAAGACAAAGATATTATAATATTACGCATGGACGACAAGGTTCTTTTTGCCAGAGGCCAATCTGAAATCAGCCCAAGATCTTACATGTTACTACGTAATATTGCAGACATAATCAGACCTCTACCCGTAAATGTCAGAATTGAAGGACATAGTGATGACATCCCCCTTGGTATCAACAACATCGCCAACTGGAACCTCTCAACATCAAGGGCGGTCTCTGCCCTCCGTTTTTTTTACCGCGGAAATCTTATCTCCCTTGATCGACTCTCCGCCATTGGTTACGGAGACATGCATCCCATAGCCCCAAATACAACAGAGGAAAATAGAGCAAAAAATCGCCGGGTAGACTTTGTCCTCCGACTTAAGCCCCCTAAGAAAAAGCCAGAAATATTTAAATAATTTTCAATCCTTATAAATTATCTTCATCACAAAATCAGGCACTCATATGGCAGAAGAAAAAGCTTCCCCTCAGGAAAAAAACGGCAAGAAAAAAAAATTGTTCCTCATCGGTGGTATAGCCCTGGTGGCAATTATACTCATCGGAATTATCGCTTACCTGCTTCTCAACAAGGGCGATGACACTCAGGTAACAGATAAAAACGTCCCCGTCCCTCAGGTAAATGCAACAAACCTGGGCCCCATGGTCGATCTGCAAGATTTTGTAGTCAACATTATCAGCGATGAAGAGAACCACTATGTAAAAACAGCCATCACTCTTGAGGTAAGCAATAGCAGCGCATCCGAAGAGGTAGGCATGCGAATGCCACAGATGCGTGACACTATTATTTTGATTTTTGGCAACAAAGATTACCGTGAGCTACAGGATCTTCAGGGAAAAAAACAACTCAAAGCAGAGATAAGCTCTCGAATAAACGCAATATTACAAACCGGACAGGTGGTGGCGGTTTATTTTACAGCCTTTGTGGTACAATAATTGCTAAAGATTACATATGGAACCCATTCTTAGCAAAACAGAAATAGCCGAACTTCTCAGAGCTATCCGCCAAGGGAAAATATCTCTTGATGGTGGCCGAGAAGTAAACTCTATTGACTATGAA from the Desulfotalea psychrophila LSv54 genome contains:
- a CDS encoding flagellar hook protein FlgE, with amino-acid sequence MGIGSALYTGVSGLNTNGQAMTVIGNNLANTNTIAYKGSRTMFSDLLSSSVTGSGGTSQVGRGVGLSRVDNDFSQGTFESTSSGLDLAIEGNSFFLLSPSNDQSIHYSRAGSFKFNEGGYLVNPGGLRVQGIAYGADGELAGGDPSDIFLDGAGMIKGAATSEMIMNTNLDSNAKIFPIDFDASNTNSYNFSEELTLTGPATVPATVPPSNSTITAQTYYRKTAENSWECYYTAKETMADGTAGSSTAASIKAGEVEIDAAGNLVDTSSATTPKANFDPFATSIAWDDTGATTTAVTASTAGSPSSSIDKSLRENKSICTFDYKDPKTFTYSASVQIFDSLGNPHLISTYFRKTDDNTWDTYYSLEKEDGSVIPADPNAISLTQLRFGSEGQPVDSAGLPLDGPPTATTEEPIDWGNGSEPTPITVTFDTTQFNSSSKVISQEQNGYGAGNLSGVNIDEGGNVIAAYSNGKNRNIAAISLAKFQNPAGLTMEGNNLFAATGTSGAPRVGLPGPELGKVFTNSLEQSNVDMSVEFVRMITIQRGYQANSKIITTVDELLGELINLKR
- a CDS encoding motility protein A produces the protein MDLSTILGICAAFGLMLMAILQGGPLSIFINIPSIMIVFGGTAGNILVHYPFADVFDAINVAKKTFLYKETSASALIDQLMDFANKARKEGILALQASINTIEDPFLLKAVQMAVDGQEPETLRRMLMTEIDYIQVRHEKGGDIFNALALYAPAMGMVGTLIGLVQMLQTMDDPSTIGPAMAVALLTTFYGAVIANVVCTPMAGKLRNRSDSEILTKTLIAEGMQSILSGENPRIMEQKLHAFIAPKLRDSTFNK
- a CDS encoding OmpA/MotB family protein is translated as MSAEELPQKKEKKCAAGAPAWMVTYSDLVTLLLTFFVLLLSMSNVDPVRMSQASSSIKDAFGIPIKSVPTEYRVPIFPAMLIAKFSPVSIDNTKKIHEKIKNKLKALRINSEVELINKDKDIIILRMDDKVLFARGQSEISPRSYMLLRNIADIIRPLPVNVRIEGHSDDIPLGINNIANWNLSTSRAVSALRFFYRGNLISLDRLSAIGYGDMHPIAPNTTEENRAKNRRVDFVLRLKPPKKKPEIFK
- a CDS encoding flagellar basal body-associated FliL family protein, translated to MAEEKASPQEKNGKKKKLFLIGGIALVAIILIGIIAYLLLNKGDDTQVTDKNVPVPQVNATNLGPMVDLQDFVVNIISDEENHYVKTAITLEVSNSSASEEVGMRMPQMRDTIILIFGNKDYRELQDLQGKKQLKAEISSRINAILQTGQVVAVYFTAFVVQ